The proteins below are encoded in one region of Pithys albifrons albifrons isolate INPA30051 chromosome 25, PitAlb_v1, whole genome shotgun sequence:
- the NKIRAS2 gene encoding NF-kappa-B inhibitor-interacting Ras-like protein 2 isoform X1, which translates to MGKSCKVVVCGQAAVGKTAILEQLLYGNHVVGSEMIETQEDIYVGSIETDRGVREQHRQQGVLQACGAAQEGDRQVQGQEGGAAAGGPRRCPALGQGREGEAVGGVRGRPAHADRALHLPGQQDDTATEQVCLPPEPQEQGQRVPGWLSLLPFPFHCHLLLLTSLLPLHTPPAELSGVTEPVGSRWQEEQSSRGWEWSLRMRGSGAGTTLLSAWPLQLLEVLQEGQDSPSAPLCSWVQAGREEQRHRIGWAARGD; encoded by the exons ATGGGCAAGAGCTGCAAGGTGGTGGTGTGCGGGCAGGCCGCGGTCGGGAAAACGGccatcctggagcagctgctctaCGGCAACCACGTGGTCG GCTCGGAGATGATCGAGACCCAGGAGGACATCTACGTGGGCTCCATCGAGACGGACCGCGGCGTGCGGGAGCAG CACCGACAGCAGGGAGTCCTTCAAGCGTGTGGAGCTGCTCAAGAAGGAGATCGACAAGTGCAAGGACAAGAAGGAG GAGCAGCGGCGGGTGGACCACGAcgctgcccagcactgggccAAGGGCGAGAAGGTGAAGCTGTGGGAGGTGTCCGTGGCCGACCGGCGCACGCTGATCGAGCCCTTCATCTACCTGGCCAGCAAGATGACACAGCCACAGAGCAAGTCTGCCTTCCCCCTGAGCCGCAAGAACAAGGGCAGCGGGTCCCTGGATGGCTGAgccttcttccctttcccttccattgccacctcctcctcctcacctccctgcttcccttgcacacaccTCCTGCTGAGCTCTCTGGTGTCACGGAGCCTGTGGGAAGCAGGTGGCAGGAGGAACAGTCATCCCGGGGCTGGGAGTGGTCCTTGAGGATGAgaggcagtggggcagggaccACCCTTCTCTCTGCCTGGCCTCTGCAGCTGTTGGAGGTGCTACAGGAAGGTCAGGACTCACCCAGTGCCCCCCTCTGCTCTTGGGTGcaggctgggagagaggagcagaggcacAGAATAGGCTGGGCAGCACGTGGGGATTAG
- the NKIRAS2 gene encoding NF-kappa-B inhibitor-interacting Ras-like protein 2 isoform X4 has translation MGKSCKVVVCGQAAVGKTAILEQLLYGNHVVGSEMIETQEDIYVGSIETDRGVREQHRQQGVLQACGAAQEGDRQVQGQEGGALLTLLEQVTIVVLGNKCDLQEQRRVDHDAAQHWAKGEKVKLWEVSVADRRTLIEPFIYLASKMTQPQSKSAFPLSRKNKGSGSLDG, from the exons ATGGGCAAGAGCTGCAAGGTGGTGGTGTGCGGGCAGGCCGCGGTCGGGAAAACGGccatcctggagcagctgctctaCGGCAACCACGTGGTCG GCTCGGAGATGATCGAGACCCAGGAGGACATCTACGTGGGCTCCATCGAGACGGACCGCGGCGTGCGGGAGCAG CACCGACAGCAGGGAGTCCTTCAAGCGTGTGGAGCTGCTCAAGAAGGAGATCGACAAGTGCAAGGACAAGAAGGAG GGGCCCTTCTCACCCTCTTGGAACAGGTCACCATCGTGGTTTTGGGCAACAAGTGTGACCTGCAGGAGCAGCGGCGGGTGGACCACGAcgctgcccagcactgggccAAGGGCGAGAAGGTGAAGCTGTGGGAGGTGTCCGTGGCCGACCGGCGCACGCTGATCGAGCCCTTCATCTACCTGGCCAGCAAGATGACACAGCCACAGAGCAAGTCTGCCTTCCCCCTGAGCCGCAAGAACAAGGGCAGCGGGTCCCTGGATGGCTGA
- the NKIRAS2 gene encoding NF-kappa-B inhibitor-interacting Ras-like protein 2 isoform X3, whose protein sequence is MGKSCKVVVCGQAAVGKTAILEQLLYGNHVVGSEMIETQEDIYVGSIETDRGVREQVRFYDTRGLRDGLELPKHCFSCTDGYVLVYSTDSRESFKRVELLKKEIDKCKDKKEEQRRVDHDAAQHWAKGEKVKLWEVSVADRRTLIEPFIYLASKMTQPQSKSAFPLSRKNKGSGSLDG, encoded by the exons ATGGGCAAGAGCTGCAAGGTGGTGGTGTGCGGGCAGGCCGCGGTCGGGAAAACGGccatcctggagcagctgctctaCGGCAACCACGTGGTCG GCTCGGAGATGATCGAGACCCAGGAGGACATCTACGTGGGCTCCATCGAGACGGACCGCGGCGTGCGGGAGCAGGTTCGCTTCTACGACACGCGGGGGCTGCGGGAcgggctggagctgcccaagcACTGCTTCTCCTGCACCGACGGCTACGTGCTCGTCTACAGCACCGACAGCAGGGAGTCCTTCAAGCGTGTGGAGCTGCTCAAGAAGGAGATCGACAAGTGCAAGGACAAGAAGGAG GAGCAGCGGCGGGTGGACCACGAcgctgcccagcactgggccAAGGGCGAGAAGGTGAAGCTGTGGGAGGTGTCCGTGGCCGACCGGCGCACGCTGATCGAGCCCTTCATCTACCTGGCCAGCAAGATGACACAGCCACAGAGCAAGTCTGCCTTCCCCCTGAGCCGCAAGAACAAGGGCAGCGGGTCCCTGGATGGCTGA
- the NKIRAS2 gene encoding NF-kappa-B inhibitor-interacting Ras-like protein 2 isoform X2 produces MGKSCKVVVCGQAAVGKTAILEQLLYGNHVVGSEMIETQEDIYVGSIETDRGVREQVRFYDTRGLRDGLELPKHCFSCTDGYVLVYSTDSRESFKRVELLKKEIDKCKDKKEVTIVVLGNKCDLQEQRRVDHDAAQHWAKGEKVKLWEVSVADRRTLIEPFIYLASKMTQPQSKSAFPLSRKNKGSGSLDG; encoded by the exons ATGGGCAAGAGCTGCAAGGTGGTGGTGTGCGGGCAGGCCGCGGTCGGGAAAACGGccatcctggagcagctgctctaCGGCAACCACGTGGTCG GCTCGGAGATGATCGAGACCCAGGAGGACATCTACGTGGGCTCCATCGAGACGGACCGCGGCGTGCGGGAGCAGGTTCGCTTCTACGACACGCGGGGGCTGCGGGAcgggctggagctgcccaagcACTGCTTCTCCTGCACCGACGGCTACGTGCTCGTCTACAGCACCGACAGCAGGGAGTCCTTCAAGCGTGTGGAGCTGCTCAAGAAGGAGATCGACAAGTGCAAGGACAAGAAGGAG GTCACCATCGTGGTTTTGGGCAACAAGTGTGACCTGCAGGAGCAGCGGCGGGTGGACCACGAcgctgcccagcactgggccAAGGGCGAGAAGGTGAAGCTGTGGGAGGTGTCCGTGGCCGACCGGCGCACGCTGATCGAGCCCTTCATCTACCTGGCCAGCAAGATGACACAGCCACAGAGCAAGTCTGCCTTCCCCCTGAGCCGCAAGAACAAGGGCAGCGGGTCCCTGGATGGCTGA
- the NKIRAS2 gene encoding NF-kappa-B inhibitor-interacting Ras-like protein 2 isoform X5, whose protein sequence is MGKSCKVVVCGQAAVGKTAILEQLLYGNHVVGSEMIETQEDIYVGSIETDRGVREQVPGSPSSVWSCSRRRSTSARTRRRSPSWFWATSVTCRSSGGWTTTLPSTGPRARR, encoded by the exons ATGGGCAAGAGCTGCAAGGTGGTGGTGTGCGGGCAGGCCGCGGTCGGGAAAACGGccatcctggagcagctgctctaCGGCAACCACGTGGTCG GCTCGGAGATGATCGAGACCCAGGAGGACATCTACGTGGGCTCCATCGAGACGGACCGCGGCGTGCGGGAGCAGGTTC CAGGGAGTCCTTCAAGCGTGTGGAGCTGCTCAAGAAGGAGATCGACAAGTGCAAGGACAAGAAGGAG GTCACCATCGTGGTTTTGGGCAACAAGTGTGACCTGCAGGAGCAGCGGCGGGTGGACCACGAcgctgcccagcactgggccAAGGGCGAGAAGGTGA
- the DNAJC7 gene encoding dnaJ homolog subfamily C member 7 → MAAAAEPESDVVMAAPDGPGDTDSDEETRREAEAFKEQGNAYYAKKDYNEAYNYYTKAIDTCPNNASYYGNRAATLMMLGRFREALEDAQQSVRLDDSFVRGHLREGKCHLSLGNAMAASRCFQRVLELDHKNTQAQQELKNATTVLEYEKIAEVDFEKRDFRKVVFCMDRALEFAPACHRFKILKAECLALLGRYPEAQSVASDILRMDSTNADALYVRGLCLYYEDCIEKAVQFFVQALRMAPDHEKACLACRNAKALKAKKEDGNKAFKKGNYKLAYELYTEALGIDPNNIKTNAKLYCNRGTVNSKLRKLEEAIDDCTNAVKLDDTYIKAYLRRAQCYMDTEQYEDAVRDYEKVYQTEKTKEHKQLLKNAQVELKKSKRKDYYKILGVDKNASEDEIKKAYRKRALMHHPDRHSGASAEVQKEEEKKFKEVGEAFTILSDPKKKARYDSGQDLEEDGLNMGDFDANNIFKAFFGGPGGFSFEASGPGNFFFQFG, encoded by the exons atggcggcggcggccgaACCCGAGAGCGATGTGGTCATGGCGGCGCCCGACGGGCCCGGCGACACCGACAGCGACGAGGAGACGCGCAG AGAAGCAGAAGCATTCAAGGAACAAGGAAATGCATACTATGCCAAGAAGGATTACAACGAAGCGTACAACTACTACACAAAAGCCATAG ACACCTGTCCCAATAATGCCAGCTATTATGGGAACAGAGCTGCCACACTCATGATGCTGGGACGGTTCCGGGAAGCGCTGGAGGACGCTCAGCAGTCGGTCAGGCTGGACGACAGCTTTGTACGG GGCCATCTGCGGGAAGGGAAGTGCCACCTTTCCCTCGGGAATGCCATGGCTGCCAGCCGCTGCTTTCAACGAGTTTTGGAACTGGATCATAAGAAtacccaggcacagcaggag CTGAAGAATGCCACAACTGTGCTTGAGTATGAAAAAATAGCTGAAGTGGATTTTGAGAAACGGGATTTCAGGAAG GTTGTGTTTTGTATGGATCGTGCTTTGGAGTTTGCCCCCGCCTGTCACCGGTTCAAGATCCTCAAGGCCGAGTGTCTGGCGCTGCTGGGCAGGTACCCCGAGGCTCAGTCCGTGGCCAG TGATATCCTGCGGATGGACTCGACGAACGCCGACGCGCTGTACGTGCGCGGGCTGTGCCTCTACTACGAGGACTGCATCGAGAAGGCCGTGCAGTTCTTTGTGCAGGCCCTCAGGATGGCCCCAGACCACGAGAAGGCCTGTCTTGCCTGCCGG AATGCCAAAGCACTTAAAGCAAAGAAGGAAGATGGGAATAAAGCGTTCAAGAAAGGCAACTACAAACTAGCATATGAACTGTACACAGAGGCATTAGGAATAGACCCAAATAATATCAAAACAAATGCCAAACTCTACTGCAACAGGGGGACGGTTAATTCAAAG CTTAGGAAACTTGAAGAAGCCATCGACGACTGCACGAACGCGGTGAAGTTGGACGACACGTACATCAAAGCGTACCTGAGGAGGGCACAGTG TTACATGGACACAGAACAATATGAAGATGCTGTAAGAGACTATGAGAAGGTTTATcagacagagaaaacaaaag AACACAAGCAGCTCCTAAAGAATGCACAGGTGGAACTGAAAAAGAGCAAACGAAAAGACTACTACAAAATCCTGGGGGTGGACAAAAATGCCTCTGAAGATGAGATCAAGAAGGCGTACAGGAAACGAGCACTAATGCACCATCCAG ACCGACACAGTGGGGCAAGTGCAGAAGtacagaaggaagaggagaagaaatttAAGGAGGTTGGTGAAGCCTTTACAATCCTGTCAGATCCCAAGAAGAAGGCCCGCTATGACAGTGGGCAGGATCTGGAAGAGGATGGATTGAACATGGGAG ACTTTGATGCAAATAACATCTTCAAGGCCTTCTTCGGTGGGCCGGGAGGCTTCAGCTTCGAAG cttctgggcctggaaatttctttttccagtttggctaa